A portion of the Novosphingobium sp. KA1 genome contains these proteins:
- a CDS encoding Tim44/TimA family putative adaptor protein, with translation MTPEIVILAMIAAFLGLRLYSVLGRRAEHEEEPIQGRFEGRQGQPGSPRVPVPPKADGKQDGRQDSKQADRPALAPRQRDMPLAAPSVERGLAEIAGADRRFDAFAFLEGARSAYRLILESFWKGDKAELRALCDGDVYDSFSAAIDARIAAGETLDNRLIRIEEAAITGAGVDNGLARITIRFRADIAAVTRDAEGHVIAGSLDDAIEAVDIWTFSRRIDAAGPDWLLDETDAG, from the coding sequence GTGACACCGGAAATCGTGATCCTGGCCATGATCGCAGCCTTCCTGGGACTGCGGCTTTATTCGGTACTCGGTCGCCGCGCCGAGCATGAGGAAGAGCCGATCCAGGGACGTTTCGAAGGCCGCCAGGGCCAGCCCGGAAGCCCGCGCGTCCCGGTTCCGCCCAAGGCCGATGGCAAGCAGGACGGCAGGCAGGACAGCAAGCAGGCCGATCGCCCGGCGCTGGCTCCGCGGCAGCGGGACATGCCGCTCGCGGCGCCCTCGGTGGAGCGCGGCCTTGCCGAAATCGCCGGCGCCGATCGCCGCTTCGACGCCTTCGCGTTCCTCGAAGGCGCGCGCAGTGCCTATCGCCTCATCCTCGAATCGTTCTGGAAGGGCGACAAGGCCGAGCTTCGCGCGCTGTGCGACGGCGATGTCTACGACAGTTTCTCCGCCGCCATCGATGCCCGCATCGCCGCCGGTGAAACGCTCGACAACCGCCTGATCCGCATCGAGGAAGCCGCGATCACCGGCGCCGGCGTCGACAATGGCCTGGCCCGCATCACCATCCGTTTCCGCGCGGACATCGCCGCCGTCACCCGCGATGCCGAAGGTCACGTGATCGCAGGATCGCTCGACGATGCGATCGAGGCGGTCGACATCTGGACCTTCAGCCGCCGCATCGATGCGGCAGGGCCCGACTGGCTGCTCGACGAGACGGACGCCGGGTAA
- a CDS encoding Smr/MutS family protein, protein MRRPGRRLTADEAQVWAQVARTVTPLDKRRPRAQAVVAEPAPAPALAPALAPGAVSAPPPPARKVKGRVPPPLPPPPPKAIGPVAARPQESQLQLDGSWEKRISKGTLLPDFSLDLHGSSLDQAYVRLMHGLTQAKSMGARVVLVVTGKSRPVDSMDRGSARGAIRAKIIDWLAASEHAYDIVAVRGAHRRHGGQGALYVVLKKRR, encoded by the coding sequence ATGAGGAGACCCGGTCGGCGACTGACGGCGGATGAGGCACAGGTCTGGGCGCAGGTCGCCCGGACGGTGACCCCGCTCGACAAGCGCCGGCCGCGGGCGCAAGCGGTGGTGGCCGAGCCTGCCCCTGCCCCTGCTTTGGCCCCTGCTTTGGCCCCTGGGGCCGTGTCGGCGCCGCCCCCGCCCGCCAGGAAGGTGAAGGGCCGGGTGCCGCCGCCGCTGCCGCCGCCGCCTCCAAAGGCGATCGGGCCGGTTGCGGCCAGGCCCCAGGAATCGCAGCTGCAGCTCGACGGCTCGTGGGAGAAGCGCATTTCCAAGGGCACGCTGCTGCCCGATTTCAGCCTCGACCTGCACGGCTCCAGCCTCGATCAGGCCTATGTCCGGCTGATGCACGGGCTCACCCAGGCCAAGTCGATGGGCGCGCGGGTGGTGCTGGTGGTGACGGGCAAGTCGCGCCCGGTCGATTCGATGGACCGGGGCAGTGCGCGCGGGGCGATCCGCGCCAAGATCATCGACTGGCTGGCGGCCAGCGAACATGCCTACGACATCGTTGCGGTGCGCGGGGCCCATCGCCGCCATGGCGGCCAGGGCGCGCTCTATGTCGTGCTGAAGAAGCGCCGCTGA
- a CDS encoding DUF4136 domain-containing protein, producing the protein MTDNSGTDFGPGTHFGKLRIAAVAVLLMALAACATPFKADVSRFQSQLPAPQGQSFAVVADDPKLAGGLEFATYAALVRDRVAKLGYTPVDDPAKATLIVRFDYGVDNGRERVRSSPGMGGYWGPWYGGGFYGRGFYGRGFYGPRWGGPWSYGWYDPFFDGGVDSYTVFTSGISLKIDRAVDNQRLFEGKAEAVSTSNRLQYLVPNLVEAMFTNFPGNSGETLRISVAPEKK; encoded by the coding sequence ATGACAGACAATTCCGGAACGGATTTCGGCCCCGGAACGCATTTCGGCAAGCTGAGGATCGCGGCAGTCGCCGTACTGCTCATGGCGCTTGCTGCATGCGCCACCCCGTTCAAGGCCGACGTATCGCGCTTCCAGTCGCAGTTGCCGGCCCCGCAGGGCCAGAGCTTTGCCGTCGTCGCCGACGATCCGAAGCTGGCCGGCGGCCTCGAATTCGCGACTTATGCCGCGCTGGTGCGCGACCGCGTGGCCAAGCTCGGCTACACCCCGGTCGACGATCCCGCCAAGGCCACGCTGATCGTGCGCTTCGACTACGGCGTCGACAATGGCCGCGAACGCGTGCGCTCCTCGCCCGGCATGGGCGGCTACTGGGGCCCGTGGTACGGCGGCGGCTTCTATGGTCGCGGTTTCTACGGCCGCGGCTTCTACGGCCCGCGCTGGGGCGGCCCCTGGTCCTATGGCTGGTATGATCCCTTCTTCGACGGCGGTGTCGACAGCTACACCGTGTTCACCAGCGGCATCTCGCTGAAGATCGACCGCGCGGTCGACAACCAGCGCCTGTTCGAAGGCAAGGCCGAAGCGGTCTCGACCTCGAACCGCCTGCAGTACCTCGTGCCGAACCTGGTCGAGGCGATGTTCACGAACTTCCCGGGCAACTCGGGCGAGACGCTGCGCATCTCGGTGGCGCCGGAAAAGAAGTGA
- the secB gene encoding protein-export chaperone SecB has product MADEGNVISDINLGNADDNAPAAGIISQYVKDLSVENPNAPQSFSWQNQPQVDIQFNIGARPIDGEVHEVELKITVAAKADEGTAYVVDLAYCGLVGMRNLDEPSMHAFLYAEAPRILFPFARRVVADAVRDAGYPPLMLEPIDFNGLYFQQLAARQQAEAEGMGEPVGHA; this is encoded by the coding sequence ATGGCCGACGAAGGCAACGTCATCTCCGACATCAACCTCGGCAACGCCGACGACAACGCGCCGGCCGCCGGCATCATCTCGCAGTACGTCAAGGACCTCTCGGTCGAGAACCCGAACGCGCCGCAGAGCTTCTCCTGGCAGAACCAGCCGCAAGTCGACATCCAGTTCAACATCGGCGCCCGCCCGATCGACGGCGAAGTCCACGAAGTCGAACTGAAGATCACCGTCGCCGCCAAGGCCGACGAAGGCACCGCCTATGTGGTCGACCTCGCCTATTGCGGCCTCGTGGGCATGCGCAATCTGGACGAGCCCAGCATGCACGCCTTCCTCTATGCCGAAGCGCCGCGCATCCTGTTCCCCTTCGCCCGCCGCGTGGTGGCCGATGCCGTGCGCGATGCCGGCTACCCGCCGCTGATGCTCGAGCCGATCGATTTCAACGGCCTCTACTTCCAGCAGCTCGCCGCCCGCCAGCAGGCCGAGGCGGAAGGCATGGGCGAGCCGGTCGGCCACGCCTGA
- a CDS encoding MOSC domain-containing protein, with protein MPTSPPIAACVPIRSLQCGKVRAFRGVEEPSAIAKQPVAGAVRVHLLGLEGDAQADLSVHGGPDKAIHHYPHDHYAFWREQLGDHPLLAHYGAFGENIATQGLTEEAICIGDRWRLGTALVEVSQGRQPCWKLDHRFGGAAVNAGMVRSRRAGWYYRVIEQGEVAAGDTMELAARPWPEWSVKRVFSLLIAGDHKQDREGLEALGEVAQLATPWKRRRAKLMGLDV; from the coding sequence ATGCCCACCAGTCCCCCGATCGCGGCTTGCGTGCCGATTCGCTCGCTCCAGTGCGGAAAGGTGCGCGCCTTTCGGGGCGTTGAGGAACCCAGCGCCATCGCCAAGCAGCCGGTGGCGGGGGCGGTGCGGGTCCACCTGTTGGGGCTGGAAGGCGATGCCCAGGCCGATCTTTCGGTCCACGGCGGGCCGGACAAGGCGATCCACCACTATCCGCACGACCACTATGCCTTCTGGCGCGAACAGCTGGGCGACCATCCCCTGCTCGCCCACTACGGTGCCTTCGGCGAGAATATCGCCACGCAGGGGCTGACCGAGGAGGCGATCTGCATCGGCGACCGCTGGCGGCTGGGCACGGCGCTGGTGGAAGTGAGCCAGGGGCGTCAGCCGTGCTGGAAGCTCGACCACCGCTTCGGCGGCGCGGCGGTCAATGCGGGCATGGTCCGCTCACGCCGGGCGGGCTGGTACTACCGGGTGATCGAGCAAGGCGAGGTGGCCGCCGGAGACACGATGGAACTGGCCGCGCGGCCCTGGCCGGAATGGAGCGTGAAGCGGGTGTTCAGCCTGCTGATCGCCGGCGATCACAAGCAGGATCGCGAGGGGCTGGAGGCCTTGGGGGAAGTCGCCCAACTGGCGACACCGTGGAAGCGGCGGCGGGCGAAGCTCATGGGTCTGGACGTCTGA
- the murJ gene encoding murein biosynthesis integral membrane protein MurJ, whose protein sequence is MNLTKALASVGGLTLASRILGLVRDSLFARFVGAGFASDAFLIAFRLPNLFRALFAEGAFASAFIPMFNQKVADKDGPGLPAGITFAEQALSVLLPILLAMTVILEVFAWPVTFLLSGKFNGVSHDQFAYAVMLSRITVPYLAFISLVSLLGGILNSLNKFWVNAAAPILLNVTQIVAILGFHSADALVTARNQAIAVSVSGALQLLWLMWACRANKVSMRLRLPVWNADVKQLMKLILPAAAGAGAVQINLVISTALAASLLAHGSVTYIYMADRLNQLPLGLIGIGLGTVLLPTISRQLGGGEDAAAMDTQNRGMELALLLTLPASVALIVCGQPIAAALFGYGKFDAGDVARTAEALAAFSLGLPSYILVKVLTPGFYARQDTRTPVRYAMISMAVNLAFNLALIVPLQHMGPPLATAIASTVNVAMLYWTLVRRGHFRVDARLKRRAPRLALAAVAMGVVLWFGQDLLTPYLHGSWLVRGLALAALVSAGGLVYALATLVTGAFTRADLALLRRRRTAS, encoded by the coding sequence ATGAATCTTACCAAGGCGCTTGCCAGTGTCGGCGGCCTCACCCTTGCCAGCCGCATTCTCGGCCTCGTGCGCGACAGCCTGTTCGCGCGCTTTGTCGGCGCGGGCTTTGCCTCCGACGCCTTCCTGATCGCGTTCCGGCTGCCCAACCTGTTCCGCGCGCTCTTCGCGGAAGGCGCCTTCGCATCGGCCTTCATCCCGATGTTCAACCAGAAGGTGGCCGACAAGGACGGGCCCGGGCTTCCGGCCGGCATCACCTTTGCCGAGCAGGCGCTGTCGGTGCTGCTGCCGATCCTCCTCGCGATGACGGTGATCCTCGAGGTCTTCGCCTGGCCGGTGACGTTCCTGCTCTCGGGCAAGTTCAACGGCGTCAGCCACGACCAGTTCGCCTACGCGGTCATGCTCAGCCGCATCACCGTGCCCTATCTCGCCTTCATCAGCCTCGTCTCGCTGCTGGGCGGCATCCTCAATTCGCTGAACAAGTTCTGGGTCAATGCCGCCGCGCCGATCCTGCTGAACGTGACGCAGATCGTCGCCATCCTCGGCTTCCACTCGGCCGACGCGCTGGTGACGGCGCGCAACCAGGCGATCGCCGTCTCGGTCTCCGGCGCGCTCCAGCTGCTCTGGCTGATGTGGGCCTGCCGCGCCAACAAGGTGTCGATGCGCCTCAGGCTGCCGGTGTGGAACGCGGACGTGAAGCAGCTGATGAAGCTGATCCTGCCTGCCGCCGCCGGCGCCGGCGCGGTGCAGATCAACCTCGTGATCTCGACCGCGCTGGCCGCCTCGCTGCTGGCCCACGGCTCGGTGACCTACATCTACATGGCCGACCGGCTGAACCAGCTGCCGCTCGGCCTGATCGGCATCGGCCTCGGCACCGTGCTGCTGCCCACCATCTCGCGCCAGCTCGGCGGCGGCGAGGACGCGGCGGCGATGGACACCCAGAACCGCGGCATGGAACTCGCCCTGCTGCTCACCCTGCCCGCCTCGGTGGCGCTGATCGTCTGCGGCCAGCCGATCGCCGCGGCGCTGTTCGGCTACGGCAAGTTCGACGCGGGCGACGTCGCCCGCACCGCCGAGGCGCTCGCCGCCTTCTCGCTGGGCCTGCCCAGCTATATCCTCGTCAAGGTGCTGACGCCCGGCTTCTACGCCCGCCAGGACACCCGCACCCCGGTGCGCTACGCGATGATCTCGATGGCGGTGAACCTGGCGTTCAACCTCGCGCTGATCGTGCCGCTGCAGCACATGGGGCCGCCGCTCGCCACCGCGATTGCCTCCACCGTCAATGTCGCCATGCTCTACTGGACGCTGGTCAGGCGCGGCCATTTCCGGGTCGATGCCCGCCTGAAGCGCCGCGCCCCGCGCCTGGCCCTGGCGGCCGTTGCCATGGGGGTGGTGCTGTGGTTCGGGCAGGACCTGCTGACGCCCTATCTCCACGGCAGCTGGCTGGTGCGCGGGCTGGCGCTGGCGGCGCTGGTTTCGGCGGGCGGTCTGGTCTACGCGCTGGCGACGCTGGTGACCGGCGCCTTCACCCGCGCCGACCTTGCCCTGCTGCGCCGCCGCCGCACCGCGTCCTGA
- the trpS gene encoding tryptophan--tRNA ligase — MRIVSGIQPTGNLHLGNYLGAIRNWVSMQDDATANGGECLYFLADLHAISMPHTPADLSANTREMVAALVACGVDPDRSVLFNQAQVPQHAEMQWLLNGTARMGWLNRMTQWKDKAGKNREGQSVALFTYPVLQAADVLIYQATHVPVGEDQKQHLELARDIAQKFNNDFCAEDAPLFTLPAPFIPPEAARIMSLRDGSSKMSKSDPSDMSRINMTDDTDTIMQKVKKAKTDPEPLPADKDGLEGRPEAKNLVSIYAVMAGTRVEDVLAQFGGQGFGSFKPALGELLVEKLSPINARFVELRQDRAALDAILKKGAEKARALAIPTLEKTYEALGLVRG; from the coding sequence ATGCGTATCGTCTCCGGCATTCAGCCCACCGGCAACCTGCACCTCGGCAACTACCTGGGCGCCATCCGCAACTGGGTCTCGATGCAGGACGACGCCACCGCCAACGGCGGCGAGTGCCTCTATTTCCTCGCCGATCTCCATGCGATCTCGATGCCGCACACCCCGGCGGACCTTTCGGCCAACACCCGCGAGATGGTCGCCGCCCTCGTCGCCTGCGGCGTCGATCCCGATCGTTCGGTGCTGTTCAACCAGGCCCAGGTGCCCCAGCACGCCGAGATGCAGTGGCTGCTCAACGGCACCGCCCGCATGGGCTGGCTGAACCGCATGACGCAGTGGAAGGACAAGGCGGGCAAGAACCGCGAGGGCCAGTCGGTCGCGCTGTTCACCTACCCGGTGCTCCAGGCCGCCGACGTGCTGATCTACCAGGCCACCCACGTGCCGGTGGGCGAGGACCAGAAGCAGCACCTCGAACTCGCGCGCGACATCGCCCAGAAGTTCAACAACGACTTCTGTGCCGAAGACGCGCCGCTGTTCACCCTGCCTGCGCCCTTCATCCCGCCCGAAGCCGCCCGCATCATGAGCCTGCGCGACGGGTCCTCGAAGATGAGCAAGTCCGATCCCTCGGACATGAGCCGCATCAACATGACCGACGATACCGACACCATCATGCAGAAGGTGAAGAAGGCCAAGACCGATCCCGAACCGCTGCCTGCGGACAAGGACGGCCTCGAAGGCCGCCCCGAGGCGAAGAACCTCGTCTCGATCTACGCGGTCATGGCCGGCACCCGCGTCGAGGACGTGCTGGCGCAGTTCGGCGGCCAGGGCTTCGGCAGCTTCAAGCCGGCGCTGGGCGAACTGCTGGTCGAGAAGCTCTCGCCGATCAACGCCCGCTTTGTCGAACTGCGGCAGGACCGCGCGGCGCTGGATGCGATCCTGAAGAAAGGCGCCGAAAAGGCCCGCGCGCTGGCGATCCCGACGCTCGAAAAGACCTACGAGGCGCTCGGCCTCGTGCGCGGCTGA
- a CDS encoding murein transglycosylase A, producing the protein MVLQAALATPRKRGALRIAAILALALLSGCVRMIPGAAGPGTVSPPTQPGTTPPGSMQPVPPPGPPPPANAVALGVRAGPAVTALGVGAIDGAAALASFRESCASLSRRTDSSGLTRPADWQPACAAARTWPGASAAQFFQSYFETVRIGDGRGFATGYYEPEIAGSRQHLPGYDVPIYAMPADLVRARPGDAAPNAKGQMPLGRYDAGGTFVPYFDRGAIEDGALANRGLEIAWARDPVEVFFLQVQGSGRLRAPDGTVMRIGYAGQNGWPYTGIGGVMRDQGLIGSGPGQYSGSMQGIMQYIHEHPVEGDALMRQNQSWVFFRELTGDGPLGALGVPVRARASVAADPMFVPLGAPVWLGLDRREANGLWVAQDTGGAIKGANRFDTFWGAGDQARLTAGGMSGRGEAVVLVPKGTLARLQQP; encoded by the coding sequence ATGGTCTTGCAGGCAGCTTTGGCGACGCCGCGAAAAAGGGGGGCGCTGCGGATCGCGGCGATTCTGGCGCTGGCGCTGCTTTCGGGCTGCGTGCGCATGATCCCGGGCGCCGCCGGGCCCGGCACGGTCAGCCCGCCCACGCAGCCCGGGACAACGCCGCCCGGGTCAATGCAGCCCGTACCGCCGCCCGGGCCCCCGCCGCCGGCCAACGCCGTGGCGCTGGGGGTGCGCGCGGGGCCTGCGGTCACGGCGCTTGGCGTCGGCGCGATCGACGGCGCGGCGGCGCTCGCCTCGTTCCGCGAGAGCTGTGCCAGCCTGTCGCGCCGCACCGACAGCAGCGGCCTGACCCGCCCGGCCGACTGGCAGCCGGCCTGCGCCGCGGCCCGGACATGGCCCGGCGCCTCGGCCGCGCAGTTTTTCCAGAGCTATTTCGAGACGGTCAGGATCGGCGACGGACGCGGTTTCGCGACCGGCTACTACGAGCCCGAGATCGCCGGTTCGCGCCAGCACCTGCCGGGCTACGACGTGCCGATCTACGCCATGCCCGCCGATCTTGTCCGCGCCAGGCCCGGCGATGCCGCGCCCAATGCCAAAGGGCAGATGCCGCTCGGGCGCTATGACGCGGGCGGCACGTTCGTGCCCTATTTCGACCGCGGCGCCATCGAGGACGGGGCGCTCGCCAATCGCGGGCTGGAGATCGCCTGGGCCCGCGATCCGGTCGAGGTGTTTTTCCTGCAGGTGCAGGGCTCCGGTCGCTTGCGCGCGCCCGACGGCACCGTCATGCGCATCGGCTATGCCGGGCAGAACGGCTGGCCCTACACCGGGATCGGCGGCGTCATGCGGGACCAGGGCCTGATCGGCAGCGGGCCGGGGCAATACTCGGGCTCGATGCAGGGCATCATGCAGTACATCCACGAGCACCCGGTCGAGGGCGATGCGCTGATGCGGCAGAACCAGTCCTGGGTGTTCTTCCGCGAACTGACCGGCGACGGGCCGCTCGGCGCGCTGGGCGTGCCGGTGCGCGCGCGCGCCTCGGTGGCGGCGGATCCGATGTTCGTGCCGCTGGGCGCACCGGTCTGGCTCGGACTGGACCGGCGCGAGGCGAACGGCTTGTGGGTGGCGCAGGACACCGGCGGCGCGATCAAGGGCGCCAACCGTTTCGACACGTTCTGGGGCGCGGGTGACCAGGCGCGGCTCACCGCCGGCGGCATGAGCGGGCGCGGCGAGGCGGTGGTGCTGGTGCCCAAGGGCACGCTCGCCCGGTTGCAGCAGCCATGA